The Primulina huaijiensis isolate GDHJ02 chromosome 17, ASM1229523v2, whole genome shotgun sequence genome window below encodes:
- the LOC140962808 gene encoding methyl-CpG-binding domain-containing protein 2-like, producing METETEPRSLKLTIKLKRKNNIINSSASDDNLKNVDGELNASNCSIHPCQNGGDISPAKKENSGTVDKENPSSDSSHLQLVLYDPAVVAGEVDTVPDPIGCRPISFNRPHPFSNPTPRVLPSIGAFTVQCANCFKWRLIPTKEKYEEIREHIMEQPFICENAREWRPDISCDDPPDITQDGSRLWAIDKPSIAQPPPGWQRLLRIRGEGSTRFADVYYVAPSGKRLRSTVEIQRYLNEHPKCVEEGVRLSQFSFQIPKPLQENYVRKRPTRPAPPNGGGDPSMPGSLDPSEVKAIEWRKSDVGTELHVSGPRLSTPNFDAPGLNPEIQPSKKKRKLPSKRRGSGCLIVYNRNGINVDETHRPQSGCP from the exons ATGGAGACTGAGACAGAGCCGCGTTCATTGAAACTCACCATTAAGTTGAAGAGGAAGAATAATATTATCAATTCTTCGGCAAGTGACGATAACCTGAAAAATGTGGATGGAGAACTGAATGCCTCAAATTGTTCTATCCATCCTTGTCAGAATGGAGGAGATATTAGTCCTGCCAAAAAGGAAAATAGTGGGACAGTAGATAAAGAAAATCCATCTTCTGATAGTTCTCATTTGCAGTTGGTGCTTTATGATCCTGCTGTTGTTGCGGGTGAAGTTGATACTGTTCCAGACCCCATTGGTTGTAGACCTATATCTTTCAATAGACCGCATCCCTTTTCAAATCCAACACCAAGGGTTTTGCCATCTATAGGGGCATTCACTGTTCAATGTGCCAACTGTTTTAAATGGCGACTCATTCCGACAAAGGAAAAATATGAAGAAATACGAGAACACATAATGGAACAACCCTTTATCTGTGAAAATGCTCGAGAATGGCGGCCAGATATATCATGTGATGATCCTCCTGATATAACGCAAGATGGCAGTAGGCTTTGGGCGATCGACAAACCGAGCATTGCTCAACCCCCTCCTGGGTGGCAACGACTTTTGAGAATCAGAGGTGAAGGAAGCACTAGGTTTGCAGATGT ATACTATGTTGCACCATCTGGCAAGAGACTACGGTCGACGGTGGAAATTCAGAG GTATCTTAATGAGCATCCCAAGTGTGTGGAAGAAGGGGTTCGGTTGTCAcagttttcatttcaaattccaaAACCTTTGCAAGAGAACTATGTGAGAAAGCGGCCTACTCGTCCTGCACCTCCAAATGGTGGTGGTGATCCTAGCATGCCAGGATCTCTCGATCCCTCAGAAG TTAAGGCCATAGAATGGAGAAAGTCCGATGTCGGCACAGAGTTGCATGTGAGTGGACCAAGGCTTTCGACGCCCAATTTTGATGCTCCTGGTTTGAACCCTGAAATTCAACcatcaaaaaagaaaaggaaattgCCTTCTAAAAGAAGGGGCAGTGGTTGTTTAATTGTTTATAATCGAAACGGGATCAACGTTGATGAGACACATAGGCCTCAGTCTGGTTGCCCGTAA
- the LOC140962524 gene encoding transcription initiation factor TFIID subunit 4b-like isoform X1 — protein MDPNIMKFLEEEEDETMHSGADVEAFTAELNRDIEGNASTSQPNSDTDRGAAALSQGNSHTAKSSGHEETVDFQSGKDILSMEPKDQQPSPLELQQDESYSKSHKKKDDSAHEFKSFDSPSIDGSPQPRDDDNTVSRPMRMMTSGENLIHVHGPESQPDNESYTQRESQLYKLQDGSSQQSIAMGSNNQVPLAPEVNDPQALPTGIGNQQTSSMGVSNEQAMTSMNQHSMETGMNSQQAMSSGMSNQQSMTSSNQQSGTTAKLNKQVPFGMLLPIIQPQLDNDRAVQLQTLYFKLRKNEISKDKFVQNMRSLVGDQMLKMAVYKLQTQAAKILQTPLNQHQLQPPVAGRELQVPSLDLRTSSDSNTIKSHVVGSQVDSQGLQGLDKQQQHPHFSQTSFQTYGSSGSNYSPFSATNLSSSTSIRPQLHDSQMRQAPAHQNMASNHLRPTTQNANVMNMSKFERPPFSDPNKMQARTSTPHNLAEWASSTGASSSIPYAKQEPVDQSSELQHKAQLNSSQGLSNLSSAQSMSQMSSPTTPVGSGNYKAPLKKPLVGQKKQIELPGSSPPSSKKQKVSGAFLDQSIEQLNDVTAVSGVNLREEEEQLFSGSKEDSRVSEASRRVVQEEEERLILHKIPLQKQVMEIMAKCGLKNMNSDVERCLSLCVEERMRGIITNLIRLSKQRVDMEKLRHRTIVTSDIRQKITTINLKAREEWAKKQAETEKSRKPNETESDSGVDGDKDKDESRIRSAKANKDEDDKMRATAANVAVRAATGVGDMLSRWQLMIEAKQKLGGTETLSGSQPGKDMSRMPIPTSTRNTRENQEAEKRDHSPALSTPASVRKVARNRIIVPQVARTISVKDVIAVLEREPQMSKSTLIYRLYDKIGVDAAVIE, from the exons ATGGATCCTAACATCATGAAATTCCTTGAAGAAGAAGAG GACGAAACAATGCATTCCGGGGCTGATGTGGAGGCATTCACGGCTGAGTTAAACAGAGACATCGAAGGAAATGCGTCCACTTCGCAGCCAAATTCTGATACCGATAGAG GTGCAGCAGCCTTGTCTCAGGGAAACAGTCATACAGCTAAATCATCTGGCCATGAAGAAACCGTTGATTTCCAAAGTGGGAAAGATATCTTGTCTATGGAGCCAAAGGATCAGCAACCATCTCCGTTGGAGTTGCAACAGGATGAGTCTTATTCCAAAAGccacaaaaagaaagatgactCAGCCCATGAGTTTAAAAGCTTTGATTCGCCGTCTATTGATGGGTCTCCTCAACCACGAGATGACGATAACACTGTATCCCGACCTATGCGTATGATGACATCTGGAGAAAATCTTATCCATGTCCATGGGCCCGAGTCCCAACCCGACAATGAGTCATACACACAAAGGGAATCACAGTTGTACAAATTACAAGATGGGAGTAGTCAACAATCCATTGCAATGGGATCAAATAATCAAGTGCCGTTGGCACCGGAAGTGAATGATCCACAAGCCTTGCCAACAGGAATAGGAAATCAACAAACATCTAGTATGGGAGTCAGTAATGAACAGGCCATGACATCAATGAATCAGCATTCTATGGAAACTGGGATGAACAGCCAACAGGCCATGTCCTCGGGTATGAGTAATCAACAGTCTATGACAAGTAGCAATCAACAGTCAGGTACCACAGCGAAGTTGAACAAACAAGTTCCTTTTGGCATGTTGCTTCCTATTATACAGCCACAACTGGACAATGACAGAGCCGTGCAACTTCAGACTCTTTACTTCAAGCTTAGG AAAAATGAGATCTCTAAAGACAAATTTGTCCAAAATATGAGAAGCCTTGTCGGGGATCAGATGTTAAAGATGGCTGTGTATAAATTGCAGACGCAG GCTGCCAAGATTTTGCAGACTCCCCTTAATCAGCATCAGTTGCAGCCACCAGTGGCAGGACGGGAACTGCAAGTGCCATCACTTG ATTTAAGAACAAGCAGCGATAGTAATACAATTAAATCACATGTGGTGGGAAGCCAAGTGGATTCACAAGGATTACAA GGACTTGATAAGCAGCAGCAGCATCCACACTTCTCGCAAACATCTTTTCAAACATATGGAAGTTCTGGGAGTAATTATTCGCCTTTCTCTGCTACAAATCTCAGTTCTTCAACATCTATCCGACCACAGCTTCACGATTCACAGATGAGGCAGGCTCCAGCTCATCAGAACATGGCATCTAATCACTTGAGGCCAACAACCCAGAATGCAAATGTGATGAACATGTCGAAGTTTGAGAGGCCACCTTTCAGCGATCCTAATAAAATGCAGGCAAGGACATCAACTCCACATAATCTAGCGGAATGGGCATCATCCACTGGTGCTTCATCGTCAATACCCTACGCAAAGCAGGAACCAGTTGATCAATCAAGTGAACTACAACACAAAGCCCAGTTGAATTCCTCACAGGGGTTATCAAATTTGTCTTCTGCGCAAAGCATG TCTCAGATGTCTTCCCCAACCACTCCTGTTGGGTCAGGAAACTACAAGGCTCCCCTCAAAAAGCCTCTGGTTGGCCAGAAGAAGCAAATTGAACTCCCCGGTTCTTCTCCTCCATCAAG TAAGAAGCAAAAGGTGTCTGGAGCCTTTTTGGATCAAAGCATTGAACAACTGAATGATGTTACTGCAGTAAGCGGGGTTAATCTCAGG GAGGAGGAAGAACAACTTTTTTCTGGCTCCAAGGAAGACAGCCGGGTTTCAGAAGCGTCTCGACGGGTTGTtcaagaagaggaagaaaggcTGATTTTGCATAAGATTCCACTTCAGAAGCAAGTGATGGAAATAA TGGCGAAATGTGGTTTAAAGAATATGAACAGCGATGTGGAGCGATGCCTGTCCTTG TGTGTGGAAGAGAGAATGCGCGGAATTATAACTAATCTAATCAGACTGTCAAAACAG CGTGTTGATATGGAGAAGTTAAGGCACAGAACTATTGTCACCTCGGACATTCGGCAAAAAATTACAACTATCAACCTGAAAGCTCGTGAGGAATGGGCGAAAAAACAGGCGGAAACTGAAAAATCTCGAAAACCGAATGAA ACAGAAAGTGATTCTGGTGTTGATGGTGACAAGGATAAGGATGAAAGCCGAATAAGATCAGCGAAG GCTAACAAGGATGAAGATGATAAAATGCGTGCTACAGCTGCAAATGTTGCTGTTCGAGCTGCTACTGGAGTTGGTGACATGTTGTCGAGATGGCAGTTGATGATTGAGGCCAAGCAGAAACTGGGAGGAACTGAAACTCTATCTGGTTCCCAACCTGGTAAAGATATGTCACGGATGCCTATACCTACATCCACAAGAAACACCAGGGAAAATCAAGAAGCAGAAAAACGAGATCATTCACCTGCTTTGAGCACCCCTG CATCTGTTAGAAAAGTTGCTAGAAATCGAATCATCGTGCCTCAGGTGGCTCGGACCATTTCAGTTAAAGACGTGATTGCCGTCTTAGAAAGGGAGCCTCAAATGTCAAAATCTACTCTGATATACCGATTGTATGACAAGATTGGTGTTGATGCTGCTGTCATCGAATGA
- the LOC140962638 gene encoding uncharacterized protein, translating to MRGEWNGLQALFLKDSSHAYYIYCFAHRLQLALVAVSKEGKIDTGTEANQDCSLIRAGATCWSSHFNSVRRFIGLFGSVSILLQDLVDKGLNSNIRAEAKGLYLDIKSFDFNKSSADPRINLQQIRDGRWEEFLWSVIKFCESNDIKVPDFDDCYTRSTKRSCQLKNNITIHDHYHFEIFNAVIDFQLMELKERFPDSTMELLTLSNALSPVDGFRSFSLCDICSLIDKFYYHDFSQEEREDLIRELDHYKFDVSRHAQFQNLDSLHHLCQTLARTTKSVIYPLIDRLVRLVLTLLVSTAPTERAFSGMKLIKTLLRNKMENDLLANTMVVYIDRDIALDIDTKFIINKFDVLKNSKIWLK from the exons ATGCGTGGGGAATGGAATGGACTCCAGGCATTATTTCTTAAAGATTCTTCACATGcttattatatttattgttttgCTCATAGACTACAACTTGCTTTAGTTGCAGTTTCTAAAGAG GGAAAAATTGACACTGGTACTGAAGCTAATCAAGATTGTTCTTTGATACGAGCTGGAGCTACTTGTTGGAGTTCACATTTCAACTCTGTTAGGAGATTCATTGGTTTGTTTGGTTCAGTGAGTATACTTCTTCAAGATCTTGTTGACAAAGGTCTCAATAGCAACATTCGAGCAGAGGCTAAAGGTTTGTACTTGGATATAAAATCATTTGACTTT AATAAATCTTCAGCAGATCCGAGAATAAATCTTCAGCAGATCAGAGATGGTAGATGGGaagaatttctttggagtgtgATTAAGTTTTGTGAAAGTAATGATATTAAGGTACCGGACTTTGATGATTGCTACACGCGAAGTACAAAACGTTCTTGtcagttgaaaaataatataacaatCCATGATCACTAtcattttgaaatattcaaCGCAGTAATAGATTTTCAGTTGATGGAATTGAAAGAGAGATTTCCAGATAGCACAATGGAACTTCTTACTCTCAGTAATGCTTTGAGTCCCGTTGATGGATTCAGATCATTTTCTCTATGTGACATTTGTTCTCTTATTGATAAGTTTTACTACCATGATTTCAGTCAAGAAGAAAGAGAAGATTTGATTAGAGAATTAGATCATTATAAGTTTGACGTATCGCGTCATGCGCAATTTCAGAATCTTGATTCTTTACATCATTTGTGCCAAACATTAGCCAGAACAACGAAGTCGGTTATCTATCCTTTGATTGATAGGTTGGTTCGATTAGTTTTGACTCTTCTAGTTTCTACAGCACCTACAGAACGAGCTTTTTCAGGGATGAAACTCATTAAGACGCTACTTCGTAATAAAATGGAAAATGACCTTTTGGCCAATACCATGGTTGTTTATATAGATAGGGATATTGCTCTGGATATTGATACAAAATTTATCATAAACAAGTTTGATGTATTGAAAAATAGCAAAATTTGGCTTAAATAA
- the LOC140962524 gene encoding transcription initiation factor TFIID subunit 4b-like isoform X2, producing MDPNIMKFLEEEEDETMHSGADVEAFTAELNRDIEGNASTSQPNSDTDRGAAALSQGNSHTAKSSGHEETVDFQSGKDILSMEPKDQQPSPLELQQDESYSKSHKKKDDSAHEFKSFDSPSIDGSPQPRDDDNTVSRPMRMMTSGENLIHVHGPESQPDNESYTQRESQLYKLQDGSSQQSIAMGSNNQVPLAPEVNDPQALPTGIGNQQTSSMGVSNEQAMTSMNQHSMETGMNSQQAMSSGMSNQQSMTSSNQQSGTTAKLNKQVPFGMLLPIIQPQLDNDRAVQLQTLYFKLRKNEISKDKFVQNMRSLVGDQMLKMAVYKLQTQAAKILQTPLNQHQLQPPVAGRELQVPSLDLRTSSDSNTIKSHVVGSQVDSQGLQGLDKQQQHPHFSQTSFQTYGSSGSNYSPFSATNLSSSTSIRPQLHDSQMRQAPAHQNMASNHLRPTTQNANVMNMSKFERPPFSDPNKMQARTSTPHNLAEWASSTGASSSIPYAKQEPVDQSSELQHKAQLNSSQGLSNLSSAQSMMSSPTTPVGSGNYKAPLKKPLVGQKKQIELPGSSPPSSKKQKVSGAFLDQSIEQLNDVTAVSGVNLREEEEQLFSGSKEDSRVSEASRRVVQEEEERLILHKIPLQKQVMEIMAKCGLKNMNSDVERCLSLCVEERMRGIITNLIRLSKQRVDMEKLRHRTIVTSDIRQKITTINLKAREEWAKKQAETEKSRKPNETESDSGVDGDKDKDESRIRSAKANKDEDDKMRATAANVAVRAATGVGDMLSRWQLMIEAKQKLGGTETLSGSQPGKDMSRMPIPTSTRNTRENQEAEKRDHSPALSTPASVRKVARNRIIVPQVARTISVKDVIAVLEREPQMSKSTLIYRLYDKIGVDAAVIE from the exons ATGGATCCTAACATCATGAAATTCCTTGAAGAAGAAGAG GACGAAACAATGCATTCCGGGGCTGATGTGGAGGCATTCACGGCTGAGTTAAACAGAGACATCGAAGGAAATGCGTCCACTTCGCAGCCAAATTCTGATACCGATAGAG GTGCAGCAGCCTTGTCTCAGGGAAACAGTCATACAGCTAAATCATCTGGCCATGAAGAAACCGTTGATTTCCAAAGTGGGAAAGATATCTTGTCTATGGAGCCAAAGGATCAGCAACCATCTCCGTTGGAGTTGCAACAGGATGAGTCTTATTCCAAAAGccacaaaaagaaagatgactCAGCCCATGAGTTTAAAAGCTTTGATTCGCCGTCTATTGATGGGTCTCCTCAACCACGAGATGACGATAACACTGTATCCCGACCTATGCGTATGATGACATCTGGAGAAAATCTTATCCATGTCCATGGGCCCGAGTCCCAACCCGACAATGAGTCATACACACAAAGGGAATCACAGTTGTACAAATTACAAGATGGGAGTAGTCAACAATCCATTGCAATGGGATCAAATAATCAAGTGCCGTTGGCACCGGAAGTGAATGATCCACAAGCCTTGCCAACAGGAATAGGAAATCAACAAACATCTAGTATGGGAGTCAGTAATGAACAGGCCATGACATCAATGAATCAGCATTCTATGGAAACTGGGATGAACAGCCAACAGGCCATGTCCTCGGGTATGAGTAATCAACAGTCTATGACAAGTAGCAATCAACAGTCAGGTACCACAGCGAAGTTGAACAAACAAGTTCCTTTTGGCATGTTGCTTCCTATTATACAGCCACAACTGGACAATGACAGAGCCGTGCAACTTCAGACTCTTTACTTCAAGCTTAGG AAAAATGAGATCTCTAAAGACAAATTTGTCCAAAATATGAGAAGCCTTGTCGGGGATCAGATGTTAAAGATGGCTGTGTATAAATTGCAGACGCAG GCTGCCAAGATTTTGCAGACTCCCCTTAATCAGCATCAGTTGCAGCCACCAGTGGCAGGACGGGAACTGCAAGTGCCATCACTTG ATTTAAGAACAAGCAGCGATAGTAATACAATTAAATCACATGTGGTGGGAAGCCAAGTGGATTCACAAGGATTACAA GGACTTGATAAGCAGCAGCAGCATCCACACTTCTCGCAAACATCTTTTCAAACATATGGAAGTTCTGGGAGTAATTATTCGCCTTTCTCTGCTACAAATCTCAGTTCTTCAACATCTATCCGACCACAGCTTCACGATTCACAGATGAGGCAGGCTCCAGCTCATCAGAACATGGCATCTAATCACTTGAGGCCAACAACCCAGAATGCAAATGTGATGAACATGTCGAAGTTTGAGAGGCCACCTTTCAGCGATCCTAATAAAATGCAGGCAAGGACATCAACTCCACATAATCTAGCGGAATGGGCATCATCCACTGGTGCTTCATCGTCAATACCCTACGCAAAGCAGGAACCAGTTGATCAATCAAGTGAACTACAACACAAAGCCCAGTTGAATTCCTCACAGGGGTTATCAAATTTGTCTTCTGCGCAAAGCATG ATGTCTTCCCCAACCACTCCTGTTGGGTCAGGAAACTACAAGGCTCCCCTCAAAAAGCCTCTGGTTGGCCAGAAGAAGCAAATTGAACTCCCCGGTTCTTCTCCTCCATCAAG TAAGAAGCAAAAGGTGTCTGGAGCCTTTTTGGATCAAAGCATTGAACAACTGAATGATGTTACTGCAGTAAGCGGGGTTAATCTCAGG GAGGAGGAAGAACAACTTTTTTCTGGCTCCAAGGAAGACAGCCGGGTTTCAGAAGCGTCTCGACGGGTTGTtcaagaagaggaagaaaggcTGATTTTGCATAAGATTCCACTTCAGAAGCAAGTGATGGAAATAA TGGCGAAATGTGGTTTAAAGAATATGAACAGCGATGTGGAGCGATGCCTGTCCTTG TGTGTGGAAGAGAGAATGCGCGGAATTATAACTAATCTAATCAGACTGTCAAAACAG CGTGTTGATATGGAGAAGTTAAGGCACAGAACTATTGTCACCTCGGACATTCGGCAAAAAATTACAACTATCAACCTGAAAGCTCGTGAGGAATGGGCGAAAAAACAGGCGGAAACTGAAAAATCTCGAAAACCGAATGAA ACAGAAAGTGATTCTGGTGTTGATGGTGACAAGGATAAGGATGAAAGCCGAATAAGATCAGCGAAG GCTAACAAGGATGAAGATGATAAAATGCGTGCTACAGCTGCAAATGTTGCTGTTCGAGCTGCTACTGGAGTTGGTGACATGTTGTCGAGATGGCAGTTGATGATTGAGGCCAAGCAGAAACTGGGAGGAACTGAAACTCTATCTGGTTCCCAACCTGGTAAAGATATGTCACGGATGCCTATACCTACATCCACAAGAAACACCAGGGAAAATCAAGAAGCAGAAAAACGAGATCATTCACCTGCTTTGAGCACCCCTG CATCTGTTAGAAAAGTTGCTAGAAATCGAATCATCGTGCCTCAGGTGGCTCGGACCATTTCAGTTAAAGACGTGATTGCCGTCTTAGAAAGGGAGCCTCAAATGTCAAAATCTACTCTGATATACCGATTGTATGACAAGATTGGTGTTGATGCTGCTGTCATCGAATGA
- the LOC140962639 gene encoding uncharacterized protein: MIILLLNVKVKSVDSNLLGFRNIHSLNFLLRSKVHFVSVFDTNSAQLDTFTVNGFKNWKRVNCKNCPFKRHEGYENSRHSFAMRKWGDLKNLDQHIDRRLEKQSSEQIERNRLLLKVSIESVKFLAMQGCAFRGYDKSVDSKNRRNYIKLINLLGRMNPEIGNILEKAAKNAKYTSAEIQREILKIIAGIVRYKIREEIGKTKFCILVDEAIDESNKEQMTIILRYVDRDGFIRERFFEVVHVENTSALTLKKEICNVFNQYNLLMKI; this comes from the coding sequence ATGATTATCCTTTTGCTGAATGTGAAGGTCAAAAGCGTAGATTCCAATCTTCTTGGTTTCAGAAATATCCATAGcttgaattttctattgagaAGCAAAGTGCATTTTGTTTCTGTCTTTGACACTAATTCAGCACAATTAGACACATTCACTGTCAATGGATTTAAAAATTGGAAAAGAGTTAATTGTAAAAATTGTCCATTCAAGAGACATGAAGGATATGAGAATTCAAGACATAGCTTTGCTATGAGAAAATGGGGAGACTTGAAAAATCTTGATCAACATATTGATAGAAGATTAGAAAAACAATCTTCTGAGCAAATTGAGCGAAATCGTTTGCTCTTAAAGGTGTCCATAGAAAGTGTGAAGTTTCTTGCAATGCAAGGTTGTGCTTTTAGGGGTTATGACAAATCAGTTGACTCTAAAAACCGtagaaattatataaaattgatCAATTTGTTGGGAAGAATGAATCCAGAAATTGGTAATATTCTAGAAAAAGCAGCTAAAAATGCAAAGTACACATCAGCGGAAATTCAAAGagagattttgaaaattattgctggtattgtgagatataaAATTCGTGAAGAAATTGGAAAAACCAAGTTTTGTATCCTAGTTGATGAAGCAATTGATGAGTCAAATAAAGAACAAATGACTATCATTTTAAGATATGTTGATCGGGATGGGTTTATTAGAGAACGATTTTTTGAAGTTGTCCACGTTGAAAATACGAGTGCATTAACTTTGAAAAAAGAGATATGCAATGTATTCAACCAGTACAATTTGTTGATGAAAATCTAA